CAACAACCGGCGCAATGCGGAATTCGAGCAGGCACGCCTGCTGCCGTTCGCCGATGAACCTTCTCCATCCGACGCTCAAGAAGAGCCTGCAACAAGGAGCAACCGGCCATGACCCTATTCTGGAGTACATGGATCTGCGTACTGACCCTCGGCAGCCTGATCGGCCTGACGTGGCTGTTGATCGGCACCCGCAAGGGCGAGACCAAGGGCAGCGTCGACCAGACCATGGGCCACGCCTTCGACGGTATCGAGGAATACGACAACCCGCTGCCCCAATGGTGGTTCATGCTGTTCGCCGGCACCCTGGTGTTTGCGGTCGGCTACCTGGTGCTCTACCCAGGCCTGGGCAATTGGAAAGGCGTACTGCCGGGCTATGAAGACGGCTGGACCTCGACCAAGGAATGGGACAAGGAAATGGCCAAGGCCGACACCAAGTTCGGGCCGATCTTCGCCAAATTCTCGGCCATGCCCGTGGAAGAAGTCGCCAAAGACCCGCAAGCGCTGAAGATGGGCGGTCGCCTGTTCGCCTCCAACTGCGCGGTGTGCCACGGCTCGGATGCCAAGGGCGCGTTCGGCTTCCCCAACCTGGCGGACAACATCTGGCGCTGGGGCGGTTCGGCTGAGGCGATCAAGACCACCATCCTGAACGGTCGCCACGCGGCGATGCCGGCCTGGGGTGAAATGCTGGGCGATGAAGGGGTGAAGAACGTCGCCGCCTATGTCCGTCACGATCTGGCCAAGTTGCCACTGCCGGCCGACAGCACCGCCGACCTGGATGCGGGCAAAGCCGCATTCAACACCACCTGCGTGGCGTGCCACGGGCCGGAAGGCCACGGTATGGAAATCATGGGGGCGCCGAACCTGACGCTGCCAGGCGGCTATATCTACGGCACCAGCCTGGCGCAGTTGCAGCAGACCATTCGCCATGGCCGCCAAGGTCAAATGCCGGCGCAGGAAGTGCTGCAAGGCAACGACAAAGTGCATCTGCTGGCCGCCTACGTGTATAGCCTGTCCCAT
The genomic region above belongs to Pseudomonas sp. S35 and contains:
- a CDS encoding cbb3-type cytochrome c oxidase subunit 3 — encoded protein: MGFEFDAGTIRGLGTLVVAIAFIGLSLWVFNNRRNAEFEQARLLPFADEPSPSDAQEEPATRSNRP
- the ccoP gene encoding cytochrome-c oxidase, cbb3-type subunit III, which encodes MTLFWSTWICVLTLGSLIGLTWLLIGTRKGETKGSVDQTMGHAFDGIEEYDNPLPQWWFMLFAGTLVFAVGYLVLYPGLGNWKGVLPGYEDGWTSTKEWDKEMAKADTKFGPIFAKFSAMPVEEVAKDPQALKMGGRLFASNCAVCHGSDAKGAFGFPNLADNIWRWGGSAEAIKTTILNGRHAAMPAWGEMLGDEGVKNVAAYVRHDLAKLPLPADSTADLDAGKAAFNTTCVACHGPEGHGMEIMGAPNLTLPGGYIYGTSLAQLQQTIRHGRQGQMPAQEVLQGNDKVHLLAAYVYSLSHNADGATPESPAQ